In one window of Balaenoptera musculus isolate JJ_BM4_2016_0621 chromosome 10, mBalMus1.pri.v3, whole genome shotgun sequence DNA:
- the BID gene encoding BH3-interacting domain death agonist isoform X4, producing the protein MECSIRPGLVAGLAAQFRNRSLSEEDRRRCLAAALEQLMQLYPADVDHEKTLLLLTMLVAKKVADHSPALLQDVFHTTVTFINQNLLAYVRNLVQNEMD; encoded by the exons ATGGAGTGCAGCATCCGCCCGGGGCTGGTGGCTGGCCTGGCCGCGCAGTTCAGGAACAGGAGCCTGTCGGAGGAG GACAGGAGGCGGTGCCTGGCGGCCGCGCTggaacaactcatgcagctctaCCCTGCGGACGTGGACCATGAGAAGACCCTGCTCCTGCTGACCATGCTCGTGGCCAAAAAGGTGGCCGACCACTCGCCAGCTTTGCTCCAAGATGTCTTTCACACCACAGTGACCTTCATCAACCAGAACCTTCTCGCCTACGTGAGGAACTTAGTCCAAAAC GAGATGGACTGA